In Desulfuromonas acetexigens, the following proteins share a genomic window:
- a CDS encoding site-specific recombinase, which produces MHRLAGNRSGDALETLVMVVDWLRPKTPENKGWAEGRMNYLTIALESSDLLPPPVLDGLRHWLGKTQFFNAFAGLGVFSRRGFVREFAERCHEHISPTPPAHNYLRDILPLVFHQETDPRWVASVSDESWSRLFLAVRRALVLPGRPDPALTPIEAALYAMEMLSIWGAAEELEPELMRLDPELSQSDSAFVALQREIALYVEQARARLNQPDLPESDDSHARVLLDQCREQLARFRKKILTRGTTISLAHLLERLDQTFTRIEDLLDVLSLDPAVGGAARGRLFKRLVQASSERHSPRLLWQRNVRLLARNITESASNHGEHYITRDGREYLAMLRSAAGAGVLIALMALLKLWIVELPLKPVAETFLVSLNYGLGFVFIHMLHFTVATKQPAMTAACFAGAVEREEQGRANQKKLAALLIQVCRSQFAAVVGNVSVAVAVALLVGGLYRHLTGRSLLAEEAVVYQLHVLHPLLSLALFHAAIAGVWLFFSGLVAGFYDNRAAYLDVRRRLRRNPLLTALLSPERQGRLADYVHDNYGALAGNFIFGLLLGVTGYVGSLLSLPLDIRHIAFSSANLGYVMSGDELSPAAFLLNLAFVLLIGMINLLVSFFLALWVALKSRSTRMGRLSALWRAFYDRVREDPLVLVLPPRVLSQIKTGEDPMK; this is translated from the coding sequence TTGCACCGCCTGGCCGGCAACCGCAGTGGTGATGCCCTCGAAACCCTGGTCATGGTCGTCGATTGGCTGCGCCCCAAGACTCCGGAGAACAAGGGGTGGGCCGAAGGGCGCATGAATTATCTGACAATCGCCCTGGAGTCGTCTGATCTCCTGCCGCCGCCGGTTCTCGACGGCCTCCGGCACTGGCTGGGGAAGACGCAGTTTTTCAATGCCTTCGCTGGCCTCGGGGTTTTTTCCCGGCGGGGATTCGTGCGGGAATTCGCCGAGCGCTGTCACGAACATATCAGTCCCACTCCACCGGCGCATAACTATCTGCGGGATATTCTCCCCTTGGTCTTTCATCAGGAAACGGACCCCCGTTGGGTCGCTTCCGTCTCGGATGAATCCTGGAGCCGGCTCTTTCTGGCGGTACGCCGCGCCCTGGTTCTGCCGGGGCGTCCCGATCCGGCGTTGACCCCCATTGAGGCCGCCCTGTACGCCATGGAGATGCTCTCCATCTGGGGTGCCGCCGAAGAGCTCGAACCGGAGTTGATGCGTCTCGATCCCGAGCTCTCGCAAAGTGATTCGGCTTTTGTCGCGCTACAACGGGAAATCGCCCTCTATGTTGAGCAGGCGCGCGCCCGGCTTAATCAGCCCGATCTTCCCGAAAGCGACGACAGTCACGCCCGGGTGCTGCTCGACCAATGTCGCGAGCAGCTCGCCCGTTTCCGCAAAAAAATCCTGACCCGGGGGACAACCATCTCCCTGGCCCATCTCCTCGAACGGCTGGATCAGACTTTCACTCGCATCGAGGATCTGCTCGACGTGCTTTCCCTCGACCCCGCCGTCGGCGGCGCGGCCCGAGGGCGCCTTTTCAAGCGCCTGGTGCAGGCCAGTTCCGAACGTCACAGCCCGCGCCTGCTCTGGCAGCGCAATGTGCGGCTGTTGGCCCGCAACATCACCGAAAGCGCCAGCAACCACGGGGAACATTACATTACCCGCGACGGCCGCGAATATCTGGCCATGCTCCGTTCTGCGGCAGGGGCGGGAGTGCTCATCGCGCTGATGGCCCTGCTCAAGCTGTGGATCGTCGAGCTGCCGCTGAAGCCGGTGGCTGAAACCTTTCTCGTCAGTCTCAATTACGGCCTCGGTTTTGTCTTCATCCACATGCTGCATTTTACCGTGGCGACCAAGCAGCCGGCCATGACCGCCGCCTGTTTCGCCGGTGCGGTGGAGCGGGAGGAGCAGGGACGGGCCAACCAGAAGAAATTGGCGGCCCTGCTGATACAGGTGTGCCGTTCCCAGTTCGCCGCCGTTGTCGGCAACGTCTCCGTCGCCGTGGCCGTGGCGCTTCTGGTTGGCGGGCTTTATCGTCATCTCACCGGAAGGTCCCTGCTGGCGGAGGAGGCGGTGGTCTATCAGCTGCATGTCTTGCATCCCCTTTTGAGTCTGGCATTGTTCCATGCCGCCATCGCCGGGGTCTGGCTCTTTTTTTCCGGTCTGGTCGCGGGGTTTTACGACAACCGCGCCGCCTACCTCGATGTGCGCCGCCGTCTGCGGCGCAATCCCCTGTTGACGGCCTTGCTTTCCCCCGAGCGACAGGGGCGGCTGGCCGACTATGTGCATGACAATTACGGGGCCCTGGCCGGCAACTTCATCTTCGGCCTGCTTCTCGGGGTGACCGGCTATGTCGGAAGTCTGCTCAGTTTACCGCTGGATATCCGTCATATCGCCTTTTCGTCGGCCAACCTCGGCTATGTCATGAGCGGGGATGAACTCTCCCCGGCGGCGTTCCTGCTCAACCTGGCCTTCGTTCTGCTCATCGGGATGATCAACCTGCTCGTCAGTTTTTTTCTCGCTCTGTGGGTGGCGTTGAAGTCCCGGAGTACGCGCATGGGTCGTCTTTCTGCCCTCTGGCGTGCTTTCTACGACCGGGTGCGAGAGGATCCCCTGGTGCTGGTTTTGCCGCCGCGAGTGCTGTCGCAGATCAAGACCGGGGAAGACCCCATGAAGTGA
- the rplM gene encoding 50S ribosomal protein L13 yields MSTQVAKESDIKRAWFVVDLEGKVLGRAATEIARVLRGKHKAIYTPSVDTGDFVVVVNADKVKLTGTKMADKVYYSHSGYPGGIRSITAEKLVAKKPEDLIKKAVKGMLPKNKLGRQMFRKMKVYAGVEHPHAAQQPKELVI; encoded by the coding sequence ATGAGCACGCAAGTCGCCAAAGAATCAGATATCAAGAGAGCATGGTTCGTCGTCGATCTGGAAGGCAAGGTTCTGGGTCGGGCGGCCACCGAGATTGCCCGCGTACTGCGCGGCAAGCACAAGGCCATTTACACCCCGAGCGTTGATACCGGCGATTTCGTCGTCGTCGTCAATGCCGACAAGGTCAAGCTGACCGGCACCAAGATGGCCGACAAGGTCTATTACAGCCACAGCGGCTATCCCGGGGGGATTCGTTCGATCACCGCCGAGAAGCTGGTCGCAAAGAAGCCCGAAGATCTCATCAAAAAAGCGGTCAAAGGGATGCTACCCAAGAACAAATTGGGGCGGCAGATGTTCCGCAAGATGAAGGTCTATGCCGGCGTCGAGCATCCCCATGCCGCCCAGCAGCCCAAGGAACTGGTTATTTAG
- the rpsI gene encoding 30S ribosomal protein S9, translating to MAEQKFYATGKRKTSIARVWMKPGAGDIVVNNRSLDEFFGRETSKMVVRQPLELTDNVGKFDISVNVCGGGPSGQAGAIKHGITKALLDIDPELRAVLKKAGFITRDSRVKERKKYGKRAARRSFQFSKR from the coding sequence ATGGCCGAGCAGAAATTCTACGCGACCGGTAAAAGAAAAACCTCCATCGCCCGGGTCTGGATGAAGCCCGGTGCCGGGGACATCGTGGTGAACAATCGTTCCCTGGATGAGTTTTTCGGTCGGGAAACCTCCAAGATGGTTGTCCGTCAGCCGCTGGAGTTGACCGACAACGTCGGTAAATTCGATATTTCCGTTAACGTCTGCGGCGGCGGTCCTTCGGGACAGGCCGGCGCTATCAAGCACGGCATCACCAAAGCCCTGCTTGACATTGATCCGGAGCTGCGCGCGGTGCTGAAAAAAGCCGGGTTCATCACCCGTGACAGCCGCGTGAAAGAGCGGAAGAAGTATGGCAAGCGCGCTGCTCGCCGCAGCTTCCAGTTCTCCAAGCGTTAA
- the argC gene encoding N-acetyl-gamma-glutamyl-phosphate reductase, translating to MIRVAIVGASGYTGVELYRLLANHPHVEITCVTSRQNAGELFADVFPSLRGRTELVCDPVEVEIVAAKADFVFTALPHKTAMEFVPGLLAAGKKVVDLSADYRLRDAALYEAWYQPHTSPELLAEAVYGLPELYREKVRPARLVANPGCYPTSVALALAPLLKAGLIDPASLIIDSKSGASGAGRAAKVDSLFCEVNEGFKAYGVGNHRHTPEIEQTLSDLAGVPVMVNFTPHLLPVNRGILSTCYANLKEKSDTARLVELFADFYRDEPFVRVQPKGSLPNVACVRGGNQCDLGVVVDPRTQRVIVVSAIDNLVKGAAGQAVQNMNLMLGFDETAGLNVIPLYP from the coding sequence ATGATTCGGGTCGCCATTGTCGGTGCCAGCGGTTATACGGGGGTTGAACTCTACCGCTTGCTGGCTAACCATCCGCACGTCGAAATCACCTGTGTCACCTCCCGGCAGAATGCCGGCGAGCTCTTCGCCGATGTTTTCCCCTCCCTGCGCGGTCGCACCGAGCTGGTCTGCGATCCGGTGGAAGTCGAGATCGTCGCCGCCAAGGCCGATTTCGTCTTTACCGCCTTGCCGCACAAGACTGCTATGGAGTTCGTCCCCGGACTGCTCGCGGCGGGGAAGAAGGTGGTCGATCTGTCCGCCGATTACCGGCTGCGGGATGCCGCCCTTTACGAAGCCTGGTATCAGCCCCACACCAGTCCGGAGCTTCTGGCCGAGGCGGTCTACGGCCTGCCCGAACTCTACCGGGAGAAGGTCCGCCCGGCCCGTCTGGTGGCCAACCCCGGCTGTTATCCGACGAGCGTTGCCCTGGCTCTGGCCCCTTTGCTGAAAGCGGGGCTGATCGATCCGGCCAGCCTGATAATCGACAGCAAGTCGGGTGCCAGTGGTGCCGGGCGTGCGGCCAAGGTCGACAGCCTTTTCTGCGAAGTGAACGAGGGGTTCAAGGCCTATGGCGTCGGCAACCATCGACACACCCCGGAGATCGAGCAGACCCTGAGCGATCTCGCCGGGGTGCCGGTGATGGTCAATTTCACTCCGCATCTGCTCCCGGTCAATCGCGGCATTCTTTCGACCTGCTATGCCAATCTTAAAGAGAAATCGGATACCGCCCGACTGGTCGAGCTATTTGCCGATTTTTATCGTGACGAACCCTTTGTCCGGGTGCAGCCGAAGGGGAGCCTGCCCAATGTCGCCTGCGTACGCGGCGGCAACCAGTGCGATCTCGGCGTTGTCGTCGATCCTCGCACCCAGCGGGTGATCGTCGTCTCGGCCATCGACAACCTGGTCAAGGGGGCGGCCGGACAGGCGGTGCAAAACATGAACCTGATGCTCGGCTTCGATGAAACGGCGGGGCTGAATGTCATCCCCCTCTACCCGTAA
- a CDS encoding YgiQ family radical SAM protein: MTRTEMAARGWDELDVLLVSGDAYVDHPSFGVALLARLLEAEGYRVGILAQPDWRDPEALRGMGRPRLFAGVSAGAMDSMVNHYTAAKKIRRDDAYTPGGRAGARPNRAVIAYTAALKGAFKGLPVLIGGIEASLRRLAHYDYWDDAVRRSVLVDSKADLLLYGMAETVLLEVARRAAGGEALKAMSDLRGSARLTSQPPEEGVRLPSFEQVAADPAAFGEAYRLAEGEQNPYNACPLLQEHGTRTLVVNPPALPLSEADLDRIYALPFQKLPHPAYREPIPAYEQIRFSITSHRGCFGGCAFCAITHHQGKLIQSRSEASILAEIDALTGHPDFRGTLTDIGGPTANMYGLDCGDAEARKLCRRSGCLFPKPCKHLRVSDRRAVHLLEQARRHDRVKHLFVASGVRFDLLERQPDYFDALLTRHVGGLLKVAPESTSEAVTRVMRKPGPGIFIDFLRRFREHSAAAGLRQAVVPYLIAGHPGCTLSDMVDVALFLREQRLRVEQVQEFTPTPGTLSTCIYHTGRDPLTGEVLHVPRTEKERKLQKALLLWHLPEQRALVAEALRLAGRERDGRVLLEGRVSARPVGRLRR, translated from the coding sequence ATGACCCGCACTGAAATGGCCGCCCGGGGCTGGGACGAGCTCGATGTGCTCTTGGTTTCTGGTGATGCCTATGTCGATCACCCCTCTTTCGGCGTGGCACTCTTAGCGCGGTTGCTGGAAGCGGAAGGCTACCGGGTGGGGATTCTTGCCCAGCCTGACTGGCGCGATCCGGAAGCTCTGCGGGGGATGGGCCGTCCCCGGCTCTTTGCCGGGGTCTCCGCCGGGGCCATGGATTCCATGGTCAACCATTACACGGCGGCGAAAAAGATCCGCCGGGACGACGCCTACACTCCAGGCGGGCGGGCTGGAGCCCGTCCCAACCGGGCGGTCATCGCCTACACGGCAGCGCTCAAGGGCGCCTTCAAGGGGCTGCCGGTCCTCATCGGCGGTATCGAGGCAAGCCTGCGGCGACTGGCCCATTATGACTACTGGGATGACGCCGTGCGCCGTTCGGTGCTGGTCGACAGCAAGGCCGATCTGCTTCTCTACGGCATGGCTGAAACTGTCTTGCTGGAAGTGGCGCGGCGGGCGGCCGGCGGCGAGGCGCTCAAGGCGATGAGCGACCTTCGCGGCAGCGCCCGGCTGACCTCGCAGCCACCGGAGGAGGGTGTACGGCTGCCTTCTTTCGAGCAGGTCGCCGCCGACCCCGCCGCCTTCGGGGAGGCCTACCGCCTTGCCGAGGGGGAGCAAAACCCTTACAACGCCTGCCCCTTACTTCAGGAACACGGCACCCGGACCCTGGTGGTCAATCCCCCGGCGTTGCCGCTGAGCGAAGCCGATCTTGATCGGATCTACGCCCTCCCTTTTCAGAAGTTGCCCCATCCCGCCTACCGGGAGCCCATTCCCGCCTACGAGCAGATCCGTTTCTCCATCACCAGCCATCGTGGCTGTTTCGGCGGCTGTGCCTTCTGCGCGATCACCCACCATCAGGGCAAGTTGATCCAATCCCGCTCCGAGGCCTCGATTCTCGCCGAGATCGATGCCTTGACCGGCCATCCCGACTTTCGCGGTACTCTCACCGACATCGGCGGGCCGACCGCCAATATGTACGGCCTCGATTGCGGCGATGCAGAGGCCAGAAAGCTCTGCCGTCGCTCCGGCTGCCTCTTCCCGAAACCCTGTAAACATCTGCGCGTCAGCGACCGGCGGGCGGTGCACTTGCTCGAACAAGCTCGCCGCCACGACCGGGTCAAGCATCTCTTTGTCGCTTCCGGGGTACGTTTTGACCTGCTGGAGCGCCAGCCCGACTATTTCGATGCCCTGCTGACCCGTCATGTCGGCGGATTGCTCAAAGTCGCTCCCGAGTCGACCAGCGAGGCGGTAACGAGAGTGATGCGCAAGCCCGGTCCCGGCATTTTCATCGATTTCCTCCGGCGTTTTCGTGAACACAGTGCTGCGGCCGGCCTGCGCCAGGCGGTGGTTCCCTATCTGATCGCCGGACATCCCGGCTGCACCCTCTCCGATATGGTCGATGTCGCCCTCTTTCTGCGCGAACAGCGGTTGCGGGTTGAGCAGGTCCAGGAATTCACTCCGACCCCTGGGACGCTCTCGACCTGCATCTACCACACGGGTCGTGATCCCTTGACCGGGGAAGTGTTGCATGTGCCGCGTACGGAGAAGGAAAGGAAGCTGCAGAAGGCGTTGCTTCTTTGGCATTTGCCGGAGCAGCGCGCCCTGGTTGCCGAAGCACTGCGCCTGGCGGGACGGGAGAGGGATGGTCGGGTGCTGCTCGAAGGGCGGGTTTCTGCGCGGCCAGTCGGCCGACTCCGGCGCTGA
- a CDS encoding diguanylate cyclase, translating to MGEFPQRSAWSLRHKILLPFFIILLLLGGVATFSFILLLNRAIHETVDDRLNSGRDVIFREIKNQEFLLQNYAELIGYAYRLPPSGRASQSFPPEHEELLASLARSDIQAEFLPVARWQELPASDLRELIDHAIRSGRPRFRFLNSAQMPPTLTVACLLPEGARDGQVLILRTAIKASFLSAHSIGFGARTSLMNLSGGILTASDPEHLPPSLSPDQLATVIGGQTLIRVGNSSKYLYSAIPLGTSELVLTVIEIPMNSLDALVNDLTLQGIATLAFFVLMGGLLYYELLQRQIMAPVQSLLKATQALSWGNFDFRIEKPKQDELGQVAQSFNLMAEKLRTLYADSLRQEKELAAAEEELRYQSLLTDKNRQIEEANAELTAHVNELSALFSLIQDMIGSLDLDVLFGRVLQIIKDVVPCDELLLLLYQDEERLQISKTLGLNPARKYRELFDGRSILMEEISHRQECLHVRDLEEDQRFEDYLRDYPETRSLLCVPMILKEQILGVINLHKKEVGGFSEREIRLVQAITAQAAIAIENARLYQQTRDLSNTDSLTRLANRRFFQAALDKEFAQARRYGTNFSLIMIDIDHFKRYNDAHGHLQGDKVLRDVAQILQDNIRGIDLAARFGGEEFIILMPKTNKEGARAAAEKLRLCVAEREFMGAAESQPEGHLTLSLGIAEFPEDADSLETLQEQADQALYQAKKEGRNQTVAWNSTAPPLPYLNVPPLS from the coding sequence ATGGGAGAATTCCCCCAGCGCAGTGCCTGGTCCCTGCGGCATAAAATTCTGCTCCCCTTCTTTATCATCCTGTTGCTGCTCGGCGGGGTGGCGACCTTCAGCTTCATCCTGCTGTTGAACCGGGCCATCCATGAAACCGTCGACGATCGGCTAAACTCCGGCCGCGACGTCATTTTCCGGGAAATCAAGAACCAGGAATTTCTCCTGCAGAACTACGCCGAACTGATCGGCTACGCCTATCGGCTTCCTCCTTCCGGCAGAGCCTCCCAGTCTTTTCCCCCGGAGCATGAAGAACTACTGGCAAGTCTGGCGCGCAGCGACATTCAGGCGGAATTCCTGCCAGTCGCCCGCTGGCAGGAACTTCCTGCCTCGGACCTGCGCGAACTGATCGATCACGCCATCCGCAGCGGCCGTCCCCGCTTTCGCTTCCTCAACTCGGCGCAAATGCCACCGACCCTGACCGTCGCCTGCCTCTTGCCCGAGGGGGCCCGGGACGGCCAAGTGCTGATTCTGCGCACAGCGATCAAGGCCTCCTTTTTAAGCGCCCATTCGATCGGTTTCGGCGCACGCACTTCGCTGATGAACCTTTCCGGGGGAATTCTCACCGCCAGCGATCCCGAGCACCTCCCTCCCAGCCTGTCCCCCGATCAGCTGGCGACGGTGATCGGCGGACAGACGCTGATCCGGGTCGGCAATTCCAGCAAATACCTTTACAGCGCCATTCCCCTCGGAACCTCGGAGTTGGTCCTCACCGTCATCGAAATCCCCATGAACAGTCTCGATGCCCTGGTTAACGATCTCACTCTGCAGGGGATCGCAACCCTGGCCTTCTTCGTCCTGATGGGGGGCCTCCTCTATTACGAATTGTTGCAGCGACAGATCATGGCGCCCGTCCAGTCCCTGCTGAAGGCGACCCAGGCCCTGAGCTGGGGCAATTTCGATTTCCGCATCGAAAAGCCCAAACAGGATGAGCTGGGGCAGGTCGCCCAATCCTTCAATCTCATGGCTGAAAAACTTCGCACCCTCTACGCCGACAGCCTGCGCCAGGAAAAAGAACTGGCCGCGGCCGAAGAAGAGTTGCGTTACCAGTCGCTGCTGACCGATAAAAACCGCCAGATCGAAGAGGCTAACGCCGAACTGACAGCGCACGTTAACGAGCTTTCGGCCCTTTTCAGCCTGATCCAAGACATGATCGGCTCCTTGGATCTCGACGTTCTCTTTGGCCGGGTGCTGCAGATCATCAAGGATGTCGTCCCCTGCGACGAACTATTGTTGCTGCTCTATCAGGACGAGGAACGGTTACAAATCAGCAAAACCCTCGGGCTCAATCCGGCGCGCAAGTATCGGGAACTGTTCGATGGGCGCAGCATCCTCATGGAGGAAATCAGCCATCGGCAGGAATGCTTGCATGTGCGCGACCTCGAAGAAGATCAGCGTTTTGAAGACTATCTGCGCGACTATCCCGAAACCCGATCCCTGCTTTGCGTGCCAATGATCCTCAAGGAGCAGATTCTCGGGGTCATCAACCTGCACAAGAAGGAAGTTGGTGGCTTCAGCGAACGGGAAATCCGACTGGTCCAGGCGATTACCGCCCAGGCCGCCATCGCTATCGAAAACGCCCGCCTTTACCAGCAGACGCGGGATCTTTCCAACACCGACAGCCTGACCCGGCTGGCCAACCGCCGTTTTTTCCAGGCCGCGCTGGATAAGGAATTCGCCCAGGCGCGCCGCTACGGTACGAACTTCAGCCTGATCATGATCGATATCGATCATTTCAAGCGCTACAACGACGCGCACGGACATTTACAGGGGGATAAGGTGTTGCGGGATGTGGCGCAGATTCTTCAGGATAACATTCGCGGGATCGATCTGGCGGCGCGTTTCGGCGGCGAGGAATTCATCATTCTCATGCCCAAGACGAACAAGGAAGGGGCCCGCGCTGCTGCCGAAAAACTGCGTCTGTGCGTCGCCGAACGGGAATTCATGGGCGCGGCCGAAAGCCAGCCCGAAGGCCACCTCACCCTCTCCCTCGGCATCGCCGAATTTCCCGAGGATGCCGACAGTCTGGAGACGTTGCAGGAACAGGCCGATCAGGCCCTCTACCAAGCCAAAAAAGAGGGGCGCAACCAGACGGTCGCCTGGAACTCGACCGCCCCACCCCTGCCCTATCTCAACGTCCCCCCCCTGAGCTGA
- a CDS encoding HD domain-containing phosphohydrolase codes for MISLKSKFLILSTLIALMVVSLSMWHHLAAHRETLNQLAMQHSRILGDTIRNSVITFMRSGENDRVAEILEEIQTEPTLEFVQIFDESGRILRSGRSESVGDLVPAVDLIAYRSQQFSSRHEHNGQIYQARILPIYNEPDCHACHDQSERVLGILSIHIAIDDLANMHSQLNFRAIASSFPMLLFLILAITGFVMYYVEKPLRSLVGAMNHLEKGEFEQATVSLTTSKEMAQLSEKFNRMVERLRTQIHEMVRQEREIAVGKEKLAHQEQIEAMNTTLEERLKEIEYLNASLEQRIGEIEEANYRIADLAGELESKNTTLQQAVHRLSALYNMGLAINSTMNQGKLFQLLIEATVDTLKASAGYILLFDRETHELTIGGSFGLPSPPASGMRIPLENGGVSHWVIENRKPLLIQNINDADHFNKVSRLGFTRETVICAPLMVNGEPIGTITMANRRDGSSFYTEDLELLSTIAGQASIAIKNAQLYEEQQTTYLNTVQALVSAIEASDAYTHGHSERVTRISLALARRLSLPPERLKRLEQAAVLHDIGKIGIDRELLHKKGDLTHQNVQALHQHPLIGVKILEPIQFLKDVRKIIAQHHERYDGKGYPNHLKGDEILMEARILAVADTFDAMISDRPYREALSFEEAVEEIRSYTGTQFDPIVAETFLEMIQKGGFRQHLPGKTLNPHPVHNESIPPLDAGGLTNR; via the coding sequence ATGATTTCTCTCAAATCGAAATTTCTTATACTTTCCACCCTGATCGCCCTGATGGTGGTGTCCCTGAGCATGTGGCACCACCTGGCCGCGCATCGCGAGACCCTGAACCAGCTGGCGATGCAGCACAGCCGTATTCTCGGTGACACCATCCGCAACAGCGTCATTACCTTCATGCGCAGCGGCGAAAACGACCGGGTCGCGGAAATTCTCGAAGAGATTCAGACCGAACCCACCCTGGAATTCGTTCAGATTTTCGACGAGTCAGGACGCATCCTCCGTTCCGGACGGTCGGAAAGTGTCGGCGATCTGGTCCCCGCCGTCGACCTGATCGCCTACCGTTCGCAGCAGTTTTCCAGCCGCCACGAGCACAACGGTCAGATTTATCAGGCGCGCATCCTCCCCATTTACAACGAACCCGACTGTCACGCCTGCCATGACCAGAGCGAACGGGTTCTCGGTATCCTCAGCATCCATATCGCCATCGACGATCTGGCAAACATGCACAGCCAGCTTAATTTTCGGGCGATTGCCTCTTCTTTCCCGATGCTCCTCTTCCTGATCCTCGCCATCACCGGTTTTGTCATGTACTACGTGGAAAAACCCCTGCGCAGCCTGGTCGGGGCCATGAACCATCTGGAAAAGGGAGAGTTTGAACAGGCGACGGTCTCCCTCACGACCTCGAAGGAGATGGCGCAGCTCTCCGAAAAGTTCAATCGCATGGTCGAGCGGCTCAGAACCCAGATTCACGAGATGGTACGCCAGGAACGGGAAATCGCCGTCGGCAAGGAAAAGCTCGCGCATCAGGAGCAGATCGAGGCGATGAACACCACCCTGGAGGAACGCCTCAAGGAGATCGAATACCTCAACGCCTCCTTGGAACAGCGCATCGGTGAAATCGAAGAAGCCAACTACCGCATCGCCGACCTTGCCGGCGAACTGGAAAGCAAAAACACCACGTTGCAGCAAGCGGTCCACCGCCTGTCGGCCCTCTACAATATGGGCCTGGCGATCAACTCGACGATGAACCAGGGCAAGCTGTTCCAGTTGCTCATCGAGGCCACCGTCGACACCCTCAAGGCCAGCGCCGGCTACATTCTGCTCTTCGACCGGGAAACCCACGAACTGACCATCGGCGGCTCCTTCGGCCTGCCCTCGCCCCCCGCTTCCGGCATGCGCATCCCCCTGGAAAACGGCGGCGTCTCCCACTGGGTCATCGAGAACCGCAAGCCCCTCCTGATCCAGAATATCAACGATGCCGACCACTTCAACAAGGTCAGCCGCCTCGGCTTCACCCGCGAGACAGTGATCTGCGCCCCGCTCATGGTCAACGGCGAGCCGATCGGCACCATCACCATGGCCAACCGCCGTGACGGTTCCTCCTTCTACACCGAAGACCTGGAACTTCTCTCCACCATTGCCGGCCAGGCCAGCATCGCCATCAAGAATGCCCAACTCTACGAAGAGCAACAGACGACCTACCTGAATACGGTGCAGGCCCTGGTTTCCGCCATCGAAGCGAGCGACGCCTACACCCACGGCCATTCGGAACGGGTCACGCGTATCAGCCTCGCCCTCGCCCGCCGCCTAAGCCTTCCGCCGGAGCGGCTCAAACGCCTGGAACAAGCGGCGGTTCTACACGACATCGGCAAGATCGGCATCGACCGGGAACTGCTACACAAAAAAGGGGATCTGACCCATCAGAATGTCCAGGCCCTGCACCAGCATCCCCTTATCGGCGTGAAGATCCTGGAACCGATCCAGTTCCTCAAGGATGTGCGCAAAATCATCGCCCAACACCACGAACGCTACGACGGCAAGGGCTATCCCAACCATCTCAAAGGGGATGAAATTCTCATGGAAGCCCGGATTCTTGCCGTCGCCGACACCTTTGACGCGATGATTTCCGATCGCCCCTACCGGGAAGCGCTCTCCTTCGAGGAGGCCGTCGAAGAAATCCGCAGCTATACCGGTACCCAGTTTGACCCGATTGTCGCGGAGACCTTTTTGGAGATGATACAAAAAGGGGGTTTTCGACAGCATCTGCCGGGCAAAACTCTCAACCCCCATCCTGTCCATAACGAAAGCATTCCCCCGCTGGACGCTGGCGGATTAACGAATCGTTGA
- a CDS encoding DUF2065 domain-containing protein, with protein sequence MEFLLSLLGVWMIIEGIPWFLSPGGMKNALRQMLSLPDKSLRLMGAVLMFAGLLTVYLVRG encoded by the coding sequence ATGGAATTTCTTTTATCCCTCTTGGGGGTCTGGATGATCATTGAGGGGATCCCCTGGTTCCTCTCTCCCGGGGGGATGAAAAACGCCCTGCGTCAGATGCTTTCCCTGCCAGATAAAAGTCTACGGCTGATGGGGGCTGTCCTGATGTTCGCTGGGCTCCTCACGGTCTACCTGGTTCGTGGCTAG